Genomic segment of Danio aesculapii chromosome 25, fDanAes4.1, whole genome shotgun sequence:
taatctggggtcaccacagcggaatgaaccgccaacttatccaacgcatgttttatgcagtggatgcccttccagccacaaccaaacactgggaagcacccatacactcttggacacacttacatacactacggccactaTTTAGCTTTTAAACTAATGCTATACATAAATacgtatgtataaataaatgtttattactccCTGTTCTAGGAACAGGGTTTGATTATAGGTGCCAATCAATGATAATGCGAAATAGCccactgtaacatctgcaattatatataaataataataaaaaataaaaacatgtgaaCACATACAGAGACTTACAGTCTgtgaaatgttaccaattacaaataaaaaatacccaaAACTAGACCCAAAaaagtccttatttaggttcattAAGCATACTAAACATTTGCAGCCAGTACAAACCTCCCATCTTTATTTTTTACCAGCACacgtattcaattcaattcaattcacctttatttgtatagcgcttatacaatgtagattgtgtcaaagcagcttcacataaaaggtcacagtaaataggaacagtgtagttcagtttgtagtgtttaagttcagttcagtttagctcagttcagtgtggtttaataatcactactgagagtccaaatattgaagagcaaatccaacgatgcgcagctctacagatcctgaaccatgcaagccagtggcgacagcggagagggaaaaaaaacttcactaaaggcggaagtgaagaaaaaaaaaccttgagagaaaccaggctcagttgggcacgaccattttaatttctccgctggccaaacgtcttgtgcagagctgcagtctcagtggcggaggctggaagctggcctcagcgaagactcgtctgtctctggagcgtcataggaaacagtctcatgttctccactcttccatgaccatcgcagtagttgttcaggattcggccaggtccaggatatggaaaccttgggatcatctcgtcgttggtcttggatcgaatcagtgactctgcatagtctgagggcctcgggaagagtatccccaggtggaaatggagaataaagaaaataattagcgtagctgatgttcacagtgtatatcagcaagatgcatagcctgtgtggaagccccctaagtggtgcactaagtgtatgctttactgaacagataggtctttaatctagttttgaattgggagagtgtgtctgagcctcggacgttatcaggaaggctattccagagtttaggagctataaatgagaaggctcgacctcctttactcgactttgctattctaggtactaccagaagccctgagttttgagatcttaaagagcgagttggattgtagcgagacagaagattggttagataagcaggagctagattatttagagctttatatgtaagaagcaatattttaaattcaatacgaaacttaacaggcagccagtgtaaggaggataaaattggggtgatgtgatcaaattttctagacctggttagaactctggcagctgcattttgtactaattgaagtttgttaatagaggatgctgggcagccagcaaacagagcattacagtagtccagcctagaagtcataaaagcatggactagcttttctgcatctgagatggatagcatacttcgtaacttagctatatttctcagatgaaagaaagcagtttttgtgacatgggaaatatgatttttaaaagttaaattgctgtctaatatgacacccagatcttttatagtagaactaacgctaactttgtatccctctaattgtagatcgagttgtgagatctgctgtgtacaggatttaggcccaataagtaataattctgttttgtctgagtttaagagaagataattgttggtcatccagtctttaacatctttaatacactcagttagcttggacagattagacgtctcgtcaggtttagttgaaatatataattgagtatcatctgcatagcagtgaaagctgatcccatgtcttctaataatgtctcccaggggtagcatgtatattgtaaacagtaaagggcctaaaactgatccttgaggcaccccgtattttactgggctgatttgtgaaggctgtccatttatatttacaaactggtaacggtcagataagtatgacttaaaccattgtagggcctgtccctggacacctgtagactttaagcgattaataaggataccatggtcaatggtgtcaaatgccgcactaagatcgagtagaactaatagcgagatgcacccttggtcagcagctaagagtaaatcgttggttattttcaccaatgcagtttctgtactgtgatgagctctgaaacctgactgaaacacttcaaaaacattgttggtctgcagaaaggagcataattgagcagaaacaactttttctagtattttagatataaatggaaggtttgaaataggcctataattagctaagttgctgggttccagttgtggtttcttaataataggtttaataacagctagcttgtagggatttggaacatggcctaaagataaagaagagttgataatgttaagaagaggttctcctataacaggtagcaattctttcagtaactttgttggaattgggtccaatatacacgtagctgatttagagctatttataattttgtctagctcttcctgttctatgattttaaagcactgtaggttatttagattcagaggcgtgtttactggatctgaagtataaggcggtgcagaaagtttaatatctcctattttctgtctaaagccttctattttatcactgaaaaaattcatgaagtcatcactactaatttgcggtggaacgttttgttccaaagatgaccgattatttgttaatttagcaatggtgttaaataagaatctaggattgttatgattattttctatcagtttgcggaggtgctcagccctggcagattttaaagccctcctatagctggacatactgtctttgtacgcaattctaaagacttctaaattagtttttttccatttacgttccagggcacgggttgctgttttgagagcacgggtatgactattataccacggtgtagatttattctctctagccttttttagtttgaagggtgccacagtatttaaagtgctagtaaagatggcatccatactgctggttactacatcaaggtcatttgcgtttgcgggtgcatttcgaagtagagaaagatcaggtaagttatttataaattcatctttagtggatggaacaatagttctactaggacgatatatcggagcggatctgctaatttcaggtaaacatagcttatatagtaagaggtagtggtctgtaatatcatcactttgtggtataatgtctacatcaatgacctcaattccataagacagaattagatctagtgtatgctttaggcgatgagttggaccaataacattttgctttattcctagtgagaccagcaagtccgtaaaagcgagccctaatgtgtcgttagcgtcatctatgtggatgttaaagtctcctacaattagtattttatcagttttaactagtaagtcagagataaaatcagaaaactcttttagaaaattgacatagggtcctggaggtctatatatggtgattagagcgagagataacataggtttttgcatagtgtttggaaggacaacattaagcgctagtacttcaaaggagctaaacataagtccgtttctctgattaacattaagaatatcactaaagattgacgcgactccaccaccacgaccagtttgacgagcctcatgtttatataagaatcctggaggagttgcctcatttaaactaatatagtcattttgtttcagccaggtttcagtgagacagagtgcattaagattgttatctgttattatttcatttatgataagtgctttaggtgctagtgacctgatgtttaggagaccaagcttcatgaaatttgtattttcactttttagtgttttttctggtttaattcttaatagattatttctggagcacacagtacgtttgtttcttgatctaataatacgaggaacagacacagtctctatgtggttagttaggtatgcattactgttatttatgtgggacgaataggagtctgtgtggctaaattgtgaattttgtgaatttttacttactagtcagatagagcgaagtattctggtgatgttgtccgacaggagttcagctccagctcaactggggtgcagcccatcagcgcggaaaagcctaggacgctcccagaaaagattccagttattggcaaagagcaatttctgttcttcacaccatgttaatagccattcattcagagcaaaaagtctactgaacctttcatttcctcggcggtaggtaggaagcggtccagaaacgatgatctgcgtggcgggcgaagtgcgtcgaaccgtctcgatcaggctcctgaagtccttcttcaggatctccgtctgccggagcccggtgtcgttcgtccccacgtggaggacggcggcaccgaggctctcggcagcgctcaggatagtaggtatctgtgcagaaatattcttaactcgggcaccagggaagcagaaagtgcgtactttgttacctttggaggaagtggagcggacgtggcggacgattgagtcgccaatgatggcaacatcgcgacccgtctcgcggagaggggcgaagcggttctccgtggggatctcgaacaccggaggaggagacgttctgccccgggacctggcaagcaccttacgcggttgcacccaggggccgtggtagccgggagtcggcgtgaacgacgcctgggtgcaccgcgtcctcggtgcgctgggcctggacagagaaacacgcggggttgaagaaactgggagattgtcgttgtatcggacacttacctcagacgagcgagtacgggttaagagcagagccctgatgccctctcgcttcgtctccagcgagcgaatctgggactccaccgcttccagctccagctccagcgcctccatcgatgcctctcctgcactcaaggacagacacgcaagcgacattgtacaaggtgaagagcaaagccagaaagtgagaaaataaatgagtgaaagaggttggtagctttagctgaccagcggtgctagcaggctaaagctacaaacaccaagcggatgctcgagagacagaacgtttaaaagtagatttgtttgtatgagtgtgttaggggattgttcaccccaagtaggagagataaatatttagtgaatgaggaggtattttatgataaaaatgtaaattgcgaatctaaactccaaacaaacgcagcgaactccaaacaaacgcagcgaagctatCGTCCAGTGACAGTAGCATTAAcatcttgttaaaaagtaattctgtcattccaaattcataatagtccaaaaggtgataagtTAAACAtgtcagtttgttcatcttttgggttgctgaaagaatcattcactcctttgttttttcggccttctcctttgtttttttgcacttCACTCTCGATTTCTGAAAGGATCATAAATAAGAAGCACTTCAATACTCACACGCACGTTGTTATCATCAGCTCCAACAGTTAGTTATTTTAAACATAGACCATTCTGAGTGATGTAAACAATAAAGGTgatcctaatgtatttcctgttctACATTTTTAATTCCCATAGCTTCCGAGTATCCAAAAAGGTCCAGGTATTGATAAGTAATGTTATAATAGCTGTTTCAATGTGAAAAtaggattgaattgcctcttgttatacttacaaaatagtttgataacaagtagGAAATGTTCAAGGGCCAATGACATTACCACGTTGAAATGATCTATAAATGTGCGGCAAGCGAAcgcaagctctctggagaaagtgaaaccggtCAGGCTTTTTTAAACGGCCTTGTACAACGACATAAGCGGATTTTGCTCTTCTTCGTGATTTTGTTGCTGCTAATGAAGACAACAAGGTTTTCTTAAAACtatgagccatggtcgactcgAGCTTATGCATATATTataacggtgtaatgtctcgcatgtgtattttaaaaaggtgcttcctttgttttcagtTTCCTGGATTGTGCATGCGCTagtgacatttctctgtaaacaatAGCATCCAGCTGCACATCTAGCTCTGTTTGttggtaccctttggaaagggtacccaaaatgtggtatggtatggttcattttttggtaccttttgacaatgGAAAAGGGCATGAAAGCAtactgaaccgtaccataccacttaaTGGAAAGGGCCATTAGTGAGAATTTATTACTTGTGTGAGCAAGCACTGATTTGCAAAATCAATTTGTTGgtgattttgcaaaaaaaaagtatgtgaacTCAGCATCACATACACATAATCTTTTTAACATGTGAAAAAATCTACACAAGTATGTGAAAGGCTAGCAGCTAAAAAGTATAACGGCTTAAGCTAATTCTGCCTCTATGACAATATGTAGGTAAGGATTTCACAGGCCTTTAAGTGATTTGCTAGGAGTCGATTGACTTGACCAATTTAGTCTTCTCACTTTTTCCAAAGGCAGGAAACACAGTCCTTTTCATCTCAGTGTAGTAAGACAACCTTTGGCTATAATAACTCTTGTTCCTTCAGTACGAAATCCCCTAGTGTAATATAGGCTTGGTGTGATAGTCTGTGTCGACGATGTAATGTGGTGTTAAGCTGTTCTGTCACTTGCCCACCGCGTCACCACCACTAACggctttttgattattttatagtaataataatcattttgtttagttaGACAAAAGACAATACAGTATGAAATTGAAGCTGTTGCATCACCAAACAGCAGCAGGAATCAGATTTTGGTTTTCAGAGAGTAAGTCTAGTTATTTGACAGGTAGTTTCAGGCAGGACGTAGTAATGGAGTCGCCAAAAACGAGAAtaaacagtcattcattcattttccttcagcttagtctcttatttatcagggattaccacagcagaatgaaccaccaactagtcCGGCATAtggatgctcttccagttgcaacccagtgctggaaaacacccataaactctcgcattcaaacacgcactcaaacactacagccaatttagttcaactaATTGACATATACTGCTTtactagaggaaacccacatgaatacaagcagaacatgcaaactccacacagaaatgccaactcgtcCAGCCGAGACCTTcatactgtgaggcaacagtgctaaccactgagccactgtgctgtcaTAAGATTGTTAAAAAGTAATGATAACTAAGggtttcacacttggttcaattgcctagATCGAACCCAAGTTCgctagctatgttttcatccaaaaatgcaaattaccTTTATGCACTAAactgaaatatcgcataaaaaacccacgaataaagcagcatttccaccCAAGTGTTCAAAGAGAATAAAGTCATCACTTCGTAATAACAGGATTTgatgcagtaggagaagctgcatgaatcttttcttcattttataaatgactttcacctcagaaTACAATtgctgacacgcaatgaacgcctggtggtgtttgaaggcgtgaaACACAGAgcgcatttcagatgttttagaacgtgctcaacctgctggtttgtccattcgcacacatttttataatcacatgatctcttataacaaaatcacattaccttttttaatgcgtatactggaatttgttcgttAAAAGTGTTtcaatcatagtttatgcgcatcttttctcatcaaataaaaagttttgcCTACTCGGTtattcttataattttttttatgcacattttcaaaattgatgtgtATCTGATTTTTAATGCGCAAATTCATAACGCGCATAAAAAAggcggatggaaacatagctactgttagCACTGGGTCAGTCCCACTTGccaccaaggtaggtgatacacacaaatgaacgttatgaaaactaaagtttgtagTTGGCGGTTTACTTCCATTATTTgatacgattgcattcatatcagaagtgaaccataCAAGAGTTTGCACGAACTCTACCCCAGACCACCTCAGGCGGACTCGGGTATGGTTCGTGggtgcgcacccgagttcagaagacagcgTTCACACTAGCTACGTACCGTACTCTGACGTCAAATGAACCCaggtgcagaccaaaagtgctagtgtgaaagcatccTAAAATAAGTGGAACTGTCATTATACTCTCTTGTTGTTGTCGATAAAAGTAACTGATGGCCAAGTTTCATTATTTCAAAAGTTTCATTATCTCATTATTTCATTATCAAGTTTCATTATCTCATCCCTGGTAATACCGATATTGTCACACATTAATTAACCGGTGGGAAAATAATGTCACCATCATtctccaaaccacggtataccttgaaaacggttatcgccccatgcctagtCACAGCCAACTTACACTTGGCTTACCACTACGAACACACAAATGTAATCAAAAAAGATTTGAATGACATCATCATTCCATGATTTACTATTCAATACTGTTCAGAATGGTGGTctatagcagtggttctcaaacttttaagccagcgacccccaatgtaagatcgtcaagaacttgcgaccccccccccccccccccccactaccaaagcatatccaaacaataaaaataacttattttcagctgttcacaatattttaactatattcactaaacattacagggctcgaaattaacatttttgcttggtagcactggtgctcctaaattttttaatgtaggcgcaccagccaaaaatTTGTTGCACCTACCAATTATCGctatgttactacaagttttataaacgcatttattgcatttgaacTCAACGCTTATCAAAACTAactagcaaaaaaatatatatgcatgcgtaaggaaaatatgtctcaatgaaatcccgttatcacaagaaaacagatttttatagcataattgagtgaccaaaagatacacggacgaaccgctcaccggccctgcacacactgcttgacatgaattcattaatgaatctgttaacaatacgttaactgtactgtgttctcacagattgtgtctgatattgcacaatgcttttgacatataccttattatttgtatacatcattttaatagcaataccggtcttttcatgagctgcaatattagtttcatcttagtcagtgcaagcccttttgcgatggtgtatgtggtgttaaacTTTACATATAActgcacggctgacagcatctggcgattaaatgaaggattaaacagaacctctcatgcttaaaatgtgtagatgtggcatgTGTagaacagttacctgaaaattctaTCCCGCAGACTTttcagtgaatgctttagttattttcatagcagagttgaagtcttttatccactcttggaaaagtgtagatggtggattaacattcaccagatgatcagtaatcagatgtgccattatttgtaggtttagctggtttctaaaactaaatctgtcagtgttgttttcattctctcatcttcagcgcgttacattttcgcggttgtagctcctgtcatctgaaggcagaaggcgttgactgaatgattcagtctagcgcagtgggccaataagaagagtgcaaaggcgggacaagcgttgccggctttgtttactgcagcaagttgacatgacaacagttttaaactgttcctgagcgctgcgtcttaagtgcaaagatgcattctgcctgaatgtgtcctaaatactttatgaattcatcagtaatatcttaaaaaaatctgaaaatattagctttcacttgtaatactaaaaaatatatattaaaatcacagaaaattacacaatttttaaatcactctcgcgaccccttgaaattattctgcgacccccgcaggggtcgcgacccccagtttgagaaccactggtctatagTACCTTATTATTTAAATATCGTATTATAAATTCCATAATTTTAACCAATgtgaaagcagtttaaaaataatacaagagagaaaaaaatgacaaGGTGATGGAAATGCAATTAAAAACTAGACAGGTAAATTAAACACTTCTCTGCACAGGTACCCTTAATACATGCCCCATTGCCATTGCTAATGCTACAGGAGGAAGACATTTGTGTGAAAGAGAACAGCACTTAATCTGAAATGTATAACTATCATAAACTAATAATGAAGATCTCTGAGGCCTAACAAAGCTGAACTGGACCTCAAAGATTGAACAGAAAGGATGAAAATTTTCATAACTTAAAGAGAAAGATAGTCAGTCACTGGAAAAAAAGGCAAAACTCTGTTTGATCAAAGGCAAGAAGTGGAGAAAGATGTTCCGATGGTCTAAATTTATAAGCCTTCACTTCATACTCTGAATGAAAAAGCACTCTTTGAGTTAGTCTGCCTTGCACTGTTtcataaggaaaaaaaaacatttctatctAGGTGTGAAATTTATATGACAACCACTGGCAAaatttttattagttaaaaattaatctttaatttatgTTTAGCTGCTTACATCAAATTGAGTGATCACATTTTAAATTGAGTTTATTTGGCTagtattcaattcagttcaattcaattcaattcaattcacctttatttgtatagcgcttatacaatgtagattgtgtcaaagcagcttcacataaaaggtcacagtaaataggaacagtgtagttaagtttgtagtgtttaagttcagttcagtttagctcagttcagtgtggtttaataatcactactgagagtccaaatattgaagagcaaatccaacgatgcgcagctctacagatcccgaaccatgcaagccagtggcgacagtaagTATCTTTATAGGCAATActttagggtgcactcacactatgctatccaaaccatGCCCAGACACATGTACCgatttgtttgacaagtgtgagtgcttaGAATCAGCCAaggtgcggttcagttggccagccctgacCCGGTTAAGCcttgttcacactacaggattttaagcctgatttgagcccgatttggaagttaatgagctcgccgacagatcgggctgtgatcgggaaGAAATCTGCGGGTGCACGGCGCTCGCCAGTctttgtgtgaactactgaacaacgcatcaaagaggctcgctgaaacgtcgccgacacctcgcacacggaaatccaatatctagcatgctgaatattccagagcagtcggctgACTCAACCCCATGTGCGGTCAGATGTTGTGATGAGCTGCAGctaataggtgcgttcgacataaagcacagctgcagccggtgatcaacgagattagtcGAGCACAGgtggggcggagttgaaaacggagccgtcaagccggacagCTGGACACTTtggggctcaaagttgcggcagttatgatgaccgatcacatggcatcatcatcattttatatattatttttatttataacaacaaaaaatttacaaataaaacagaacacagtctctacaaactatacttcatttttaaacaataagggaattatgaattaaatatattacaaatgcaCGAGaaaaataaggggaaacgagagggtaatataaacataaaaaacgaacaggcctattaaatacaaagcaataagcacaaattctaggagtttaaacatcactaatacttcttgtttaaatatgctgaaaggggtttacatttatttaaatttatagatataaaactttacaatatatattaacgtaaaacccaaaacaaggttttaaagtcttaaaccatgattaagattattttgaataatgaaagcattttcagaaaagcactttaatccaaaaacactgaacaaaaggacattcctaaaataagtgagctacgctttaagtagaagtttcccagaaagaccaggtataaacggctagacaggaaataaaataaatatattttataatcatataaattattttataattatttaataaaatagttctttaacttaatttgttaagaagcCTTTACGGTGGCagaatcaatgatgataattattttattacaagtctgtaagacttattttaattaatattaaggttatttactaaaatatataatttaaatcgttcataaagctgaatgcagtaaatagtctgtaaaaaaaggttgaaaataaacatatgcaaacaatctagcctttataaccagattTATAACCAAACATGATTActacagtaaaatatttgtagtcttttaataagcatgatacaAGATAGAGAGGGTAGGAAAagtgaattgtattttttaaaacttttaaatcggaagttgtccaataataaacctgaaacacacatggttgttgtcatgcggtgaactctgCCAATCTtgtaatatcggtgtcgtcatcagagctcgtgcagtcactcttcagatgctgcacggtctgaatcagtcgtctgatcttgGAGCACTGtggcggtactttgatgccacatgtgacggTCACGTGGTCTTGGTGCAGCATCAATTCGgtcaaaatttctaaccagcatgcactgctTTAAGACAGACTTCGATCGATCTGCACAGCACTGCATGAAGTCGAATGCACctaatgagagagcatatcagcttgAGCTGAATGATTGTGTGCTCAGGAgatcaacagaaacgtctgtgattggccagaattgacatcgatgcactcgcttcattctgcatTAACACGGACACGATAGTAGATtatattaacaggggaactagaattctgtaaccattagaattaccatactggtcattctgaccgttcttATAAAAAACGTCATATTGTCGCATCATATTtgcattcaaagcttctattgagatattaaaattaagcacTGAATATCTGTCATCATGtttgatgacaccattaccccgaaaaaaaatatcttttttggtaatacagcctataaatatgtagttaagatactagaagaCACAAAGTTCTGGGGcttgctttcattttcactttcaaacagaaGCTATTTCcctgcacagaatatgctgttttgaaagatatatctaaagtaaatttatgtttttgctatcagctgattgacgatgtttttaaatgcttccttgaaAGCTTCAAACggtgtcagtgatgtcatcagcacacaagcagtgtttagctttttctgacgactcctccctcaacCTTTTATTGGCTGTGATTTGGTAGCTGGACTgaactagttgttgtcagatcttgtaatGTCACCCCCTCTTGTGcatcatttacgtagtgtcgcgtagtgtgaacagcacaaaaattaaaagaacaaaatcaagtcatgtagtgtgaacagcacagcgatctgccgatgtttaaaatcctgtagtgtgaactaggcattaAGAGAGGTGGGCCAAAGCAAGGCTCGGCTTGGCTTTAACActgtatgcttgtagtgtgagcaAAACTGAGGGCgttcacttttaagggactgtttcatatggatttaataatcattcttactgttcagtgAACGCAAACTTCCATAGTTTATTCAAGACGCAAACCCGTCAGCTGCACGCagacgtcagctgcaccttcagcaaaccccCTAATACGTGCAACAGGAgcaagtggtggatctgttcagcaaaatatttgactgcgtgtctctgcatcccaaatgactaaaaataaactaaaaataaaaaaaacaaaagcagtcTTAAttgtgctgagcgagagtgcatctcttcctgttaaactgaacagtcacatcatcaatggCACAAGCGTGCTCTGGTTCGGAAggtaaaatgcagtgtgagtgcagg
This window contains:
- the LOC130219090 gene encoding uncharacterized protein LOC130219090 codes for the protein MSLACLSLSAGEASMEALELELEAVESQIRSLETKREGIRALLLTRTRSSEVSVRYNDNLPVSSTPRVSLSRPSAPRTRCTQASFTPTPGYHGPWVQPRKVLARSRGRTSPPPVFEIPTENRFAPLRETGRDVAIIGDSIVRHVRSTSSKDTYYPERCREPRCRRPPRGDERHRAPADGDPEEGLQEPDRDGSTHFARHADHRFWTASYLPPRK